In Verrucomicrobiia bacterium, a single window of DNA contains:
- a CDS encoding GNAT family N-acetyltransferase: MPSLDGLLPKTAALIYASGPEYFDVLFGSTESALARLRSWVGRASSGFGFDRVTVALAEGEVAGIALHLSGQDLADRQRMDMLALLKESDSSQRANLTRNTDIIRAMTPTVQSWEYYLRSLSVDEAHRGKGLGAALLKQVFAAGLALSFHSFRLDVRSDNTVALKLYRSAGFEISQSFKVQPKGWELFSMRVEVKGT, translated from the coding sequence ATGCCAAGCTTGGACGGCCTTTTACCGAAAACGGCGGCGTTGATATATGCCTCCGGCCCAGAGTATTTTGACGTTCTTTTTGGGAGCACGGAAAGCGCCTTGGCTCGCCTGCGGTCCTGGGTGGGCAGGGCTTCTTCGGGGTTCGGCTTCGACCGCGTTACTGTGGCGTTAGCTGAAGGTGAGGTGGCAGGCATAGCTTTGCACTTGAGCGGCCAAGACCTTGCCGATCGGCAACGGATGGACATGCTAGCTCTGCTGAAGGAAAGTGACAGCTCCCAGCGCGCAAACCTCACCCGGAACACAGACATCATTCGCGCGATGACCCCCACCGTCCAGTCCTGGGAATATTACCTTCGCTCGCTCTCAGTCGATGAAGCGCATCGTGGAAAAGGGCTTGGCGCCGCTCTGCTCAAACAAGTCTTTGCCGCTGGCCTAGCACTGAGTTTTCATTCGTTTCGCCTGGATGTGCGAAGCGACAACACTGTCGCCCTCAAACTCTACCGCTCTGCCGGGTTCGAGATTTCCCAATCCTTCAAAGTCCAGCCAAAAGGTTGGGAACTATTTTCCATGCGAGTTGAGGTTAAGGGAACGTGA
- a CDS encoding acyltransferase → MRIGKNVWIGYDAIIETSYPHLVTIGDGAAVGIRTTIIAHFREVQGVTIEPGVFIGPGAIIMPGVTIGRGAVVTAGSVVTQSVPPMTLAQGNPAKPVARIGLALDPKTTVRQFSRNLKPLR, encoded by the coding sequence GTGAGGATCGGTAAAAATGTCTGGATCGGATACGACGCAATTATCGAGACGTCCTACCCGCACCTGGTAACTATCGGCGACGGCGCCGCCGTCGGAATACGCACCACCATTATCGCGCATTTCCGCGAGGTCCAGGGCGTTACTATCGAGCCTGGGGTCTTCATCGGGCCCGGCGCCATTATCATGCCGGGTGTGACCATCGGCCGCGGCGCCGTGGTTACTGCCGGCAGTGTCGTTACCCAGTCAGTCCCTCCTATGACCCTGGCCCAAGGCAACCCGGCTAAGCCCGTGGCGCGCATCGGTCTGGCCCTGGACCCGAAGACCACCGTCCGCCAGTTTAGTCGCAATCTCAAACCTCTCCGCTGA
- a CDS encoding acyl carrier protein — MKKCTTENVKEFLLRKYSSALASRSLAPEVISDNFDLLGEGIIDSLGVLDMIGDVEREFSIQLDMEHIDAEEFTIIGPFCRYVAQNAKDMPA, encoded by the coding sequence ATGAAAAAATGCACGACGGAAAACGTAAAGGAGTTCCTGCTAAGAAAATACTCTAGCGCACTGGCCAGCCGTAGCCTTGCACCCGAAGTTATCTCCGACAATTTCGATCTGCTGGGAGAGGGTATCATTGATTCTCTGGGCGTTCTCGACATGATCGGCGATGTCGAGCGGGAATTTAGTATCCAACTGGATATGGAACACATCGATGCCGAAGAATTCACGATAATTGGCCCGTTCTGCAGGTACGTCGCTCAGAACGCAAAGGATATGCCTGCCTGA